A single region of the Amphiura filiformis chromosome 7, Afil_fr2py, whole genome shotgun sequence genome encodes:
- the LOC140157846 gene encoding uncharacterized protein yields the protein MNKLLSEGDTYQVMKKDPILSLERKIGKAISELKEQNKVDKKKASHLTPKHTVSPRIYGLPKIHKENMPLRPIVSSINSPCYNLAKHLADILTPLSGKGTSYIKNSQHFVEKAGQIPIQPGDLLVSFDVVSLFTNVLIDNASKIIGDILRDDDTLKYRTRMTSDEIVELTSMYFKWQGKFYEQKEGQAMCSPLSPITSNIVMEHFETKALDTYPLKPVAWFRFVDDTFVVWRHGKDELVKFLNHLNNQHKCIQLTMEIEEAGGIPFLDVKDVHSQRTSHHHVSAKDSVVNTLVHRALTLCDEEHRNDELKHIEKALNKNGYPSNLIYKAIKKQTGERSEEVVDDEHKGITFMPYVKGVSDKI from the exons ATGAACAAATTATTGTCTGAAGGCGATACTTATCAGGTCATGAAGAAAGATCCCATCCTATCTCTTGAACGCAAGATAGGTAAGGCCATCTCTGAGTTGAAGGAACAGAACAAGGTTGATAAGAAAAAGGCATCACATTTAACACCTAAGCACACTGTGTCTCCACGTATATATGGTCTACCGAAGATTCACAAAGAAAACATGCCACTTAGACCTATTGTCAGCTCAATTAATTCACCATGCTACAATTTAGCGAAACACCTAGCGGATATATTGACACCCTTATCAGGGAAAGGCACTTCCTACATCAAGAACTCGCAACATTTTGTTGAAAAGGCAGGGCAAATACCCATACAACCAGGTGACTTATTGGTCAGTTTTGATGTGGTATCATTATTCACTAATGTACTAATTGATAATGCTAGTAAGATTATAGGAGATATCTTGCGTGATGATGATACACTTAAATACAGAACACGCATGACAAGCGATGAGATCGTAGAACTTACATCTATGTACTTTAAATGGCAAGGGAAATTCTATGAACAAAAAGAGGGTCAGGCAATGTGTTCACCGCTCTCCCCAATAACATCGAATATCGTCATGGAACACTTTGAAACCAAAGCACTGGATACGTATCCTTTGAAACCCGTTGCTTGGTTCAGATTTGTTGATGACACCTTCGTCGTCTGGCGACATGGCAAAGACGAACTGGTCAAATTCCTAAATCATCTCAACAATCAACACAAGTGTATCCAGCTCACCATGGAGATTGAGGAGGCGGGTGGCATACCTTTCCTTGATGTCAAAGATGTTCACTCTCAGAGAACTTCGCA TCACCATGTGTCTGCCAAGGACAGTGTTGTCAATACACTGGTTCACAGAGCACTGACTCTGTGTGATGAAGAACATCGAAATGACGAACTCAaacacattgaaaaagcgttgaACAAGAATGGCTATCCCTCAAACCTCATATACAAGGCAATCAAGAAACAGACAGGAGAACGATCAGAAGAAGTGGTGGACGATGAACACAAAGGCATAACCTTCATGCCATATGTCAAAGGTGTATCAGACAAAATCTAA